One candidate division KSB1 bacterium DNA segment encodes these proteins:
- the bamD gene encoding outer membrane protein assembly factor BamD, with protein sequence MLSLGLLLAAFDFLSPSALLAQEDFPLPGGGQERNQRPPKQPKERKRKSGTVLPADEAWSRAMDLFRRERYYRAQQILRDITLNYSGSAFIDSAQFYLARTSFEQDDYIIAADEFHRLITQYPFSKLVGDAAYWEGRCYYEQAPSYALDQEYTTKAFDTFQRFLEDNAGHALTDSAYRYITFCREQLAHKEFAAAELYFRLQEYASAALYADIVLSDYYDTSWAESAQYLKARCFASLKDWPRARDESKAYLDRYPTGGRREAARLLYAHALRKAEPMPLNNATTP encoded by the coding sequence ATGCTCTCGCTCGGCCTCCTGCTGGCCGCGTTTGATTTTCTCTCGCCGTCCGCCCTCCTCGCGCAGGAGGATTTTCCGCTCCCCGGCGGCGGGCAGGAACGCAACCAACGACCGCCCAAGCAGCCCAAGGAGCGTAAGCGCAAATCCGGCACGGTGCTGCCCGCTGACGAGGCCTGGTCGCGGGCCATGGATCTGTTTCGCCGTGAGCGCTACTACCGCGCGCAGCAGATTTTGCGCGACATCACCCTGAACTATTCCGGATCCGCGTTCATCGATTCGGCGCAGTTCTATCTGGCGCGAACGAGTTTCGAGCAGGATGACTACATCATCGCGGCGGACGAGTTCCATCGCCTGATCACGCAGTATCCATTCTCGAAGTTGGTGGGCGACGCGGCCTACTGGGAGGGACGGTGTTACTATGAGCAAGCGCCGTCTTACGCGCTCGATCAGGAATACACGACCAAGGCCTTCGATACCTTTCAGCGGTTTCTCGAAGACAACGCCGGTCACGCGCTGACCGACAGCGCGTACCGTTACATCACGTTTTGCCGCGAGCAGCTCGCGCACAAGGAATTTGCGGCGGCGGAGTTGTATTTTCGGTTGCAGGAATATGCCTCGGCGGCGCTCTACGCGGACATCGTACTCTCCGACTACTACGATACCTCCTGGGCCGAATCGGCGCAATATCTGAAGGCGCGCTGTTTCGCGTCGCTCAAGGACTGGCCGCGCGCGCGCGACGAGTCTAAAGCCTACCTCGATCGCTATCCGACCGGCGGCCGCCGCGAAGCGGCGCGCTTGCTATATGCTCATGCTCTCCGCAAGGCGGAGCCGATGCCGCTGAACAACGCGACGACGCCATGA
- the nadD gene encoding nicotinate (nicotinamide) nucleotide adenylyltransferase, producing MRRIGMFGGTFDPVHYGHLRTVESARVELGLDTMLMLPNPRPPHKDSDQLTPYPQRKEMLRLALAEFPHLELATYEEDAVGLGYTTDTVKRVIAALPPGPRELWLIVGADSLIELPQWKDPECLFRDTLVAVLPRPGFDLGQVLPQYLARTRVLKSPLQEISATEIRRRLQSGEDVSGLLPQAVVDYIRARGLYGAIPAVVPAPS from the coding sequence ATGAGAAGAATCGGTATGTTTGGCGGGACCTTCGATCCGGTCCACTACGGTCACCTGCGGACGGTGGAATCGGCGCGCGTCGAACTCGGCTTGGACACGATGCTCATGTTGCCCAATCCGCGACCGCCGCACAAGGACAGCGACCAGTTGACGCCCTATCCGCAGCGCAAGGAGATGCTGAGGCTCGCGCTCGCGGAATTCCCGCATCTTGAGCTGGCGACCTATGAAGAGGATGCGGTGGGGTTGGGTTATACGACGGATACCGTAAAACGCGTGATTGCGGCGTTGCCTCCGGGGCCGCGCGAACTCTGGTTGATTGTCGGCGCCGATTCGCTGATCGAATTGCCGCAGTGGAAGGACCCCGAGTGTCTCTTCCGCGATACGCTCGTGGCGGTGCTGCCGCGGCCGGGATTCGATCTCGGGCAGGTCCTTCCGCAGTATCTGGCGCGGACTCGTGTCTTGAAATCGCCGTTGCAGGAGATCAGCGCCACGGAAATCCGTCGCCGGTTGCAAAGCGGTGAAGACGTGAGTGGTCTGTTGCCGCAGGCAGTTGTGGACTACATCCGGGCGCGGGGCCTCTATGGCGCAATTCCCGCCGTCGTACCCGCGCCGTCGTAG